From the Chloroflexus aurantiacus J-10-fl genome, one window contains:
- a CDS encoding ABC transporter ATP-binding protein: protein MSRSILVTEHLRIGYANRRGEARVVADQLNLTLNEGDVVCLLGPNGIGKSTLLRTLIGMQAPLAGRVLLDGIDIATLKPRDIARRVSVVLTERIEVGQLSVYHLVALGRYPYTNWIGKLTPHDEEVIQRALSAVQAEQLAGRFVHELSDGERQRVMVARALAQEPHVMVLDEPMAFLDLPRRIEMMRLLRRLAHEMRQAVILSIHDLDLAIRTADLLWLMTPDGKIQAGAPEDLVLSGAFEKAFAGNNLVFDRFHGQFRLHEPPSRHAVLLGDGLIYKWTMHALERAGYQCNQADDTAALHITIHGNEQNPLWLMQLNRQTVKNFHSLRDLVTFLRGMPYPYQSQETSDDDHEPIFHR from the coding sequence ATGAGCCGCTCCATTCTGGTTACCGAACATCTCCGTATTGGCTATGCCAATCGGCGTGGAGAGGCACGAGTGGTTGCAGATCAACTCAACCTGACCCTCAATGAAGGTGACGTCGTCTGCCTGTTAGGACCAAACGGTATTGGTAAGTCAACCCTCTTGCGCACACTGATCGGTATGCAAGCACCGCTAGCCGGACGGGTCCTGCTCGATGGTATTGACATCGCTACTCTCAAACCACGAGATATTGCTCGCCGTGTCAGTGTCGTACTCACCGAACGAATTGAAGTGGGTCAGCTCTCGGTGTACCATCTGGTTGCACTAGGACGTTATCCGTATACGAACTGGATCGGGAAACTGACACCACATGATGAAGAGGTTATCCAGAGGGCACTCAGCGCCGTACAGGCAGAACAACTGGCCGGTCGCTTCGTTCACGAATTGAGTGATGGTGAGCGACAGCGAGTAATGGTAGCGCGTGCCTTAGCTCAGGAACCGCATGTGATGGTGCTCGATGAACCAATGGCCTTTCTCGATCTCCCGCGCCGGATCGAGATGATGCGTTTACTCCGCCGATTGGCCCATGAAATGAGGCAAGCTGTCATCCTTTCTATCCACGATCTTGATCTTGCCATACGAACTGCTGATCTGCTCTGGTTGATGACACCTGACGGCAAGATACAGGCCGGTGCGCCAGAGGATCTCGTGCTGAGTGGAGCGTTTGAGAAGGCTTTCGCCGGTAACAATCTTGTATTTGACCGCTTTCATGGCCAGTTTCGGCTGCACGAACCGCCATCACGCCACGCCGTACTGCTCGGTGATGGTCTGATCTACAAATGGACAATGCATGCACTGGAGCGAGCCGGTTATCAATGCAACCAGGCAGATGATACAGCAGCACTGCATATCACTATTCACGGCAATGAGCAAAACCCTCTCTGGCTTATGCAATTAAACCGGCAGACGGTGAAAAACTTCCATTCTCTGCGTGATCTGGTTACGTTTTTACGCGGGATGCCCTACCCTTATCAGTCACAGGAGACAAGCGATGACGACCACGAACCAATCTTTCATCGTTGA
- a CDS encoding DUF7676 family protein: protein MTTTNQSFIVEEPGNGTLEIFPLQPDEAALTALMTELFRDHWDKIHFGPLIQGAVFEIKVTQPPQRIGMLDGYLTVDFGVWHFHLCIGEHKGSKTRPVDPELARHRRTGRAEFYRRLNPDGTVGSWGIRLFNGKGENQIYIFLPNPFLTDEMKFRREPDWSRLELWDDLRQRYLGLPPDPKDRSGRTMFHG, encoded by the coding sequence ATGACGACCACGAACCAATCTTTCATCGTTGAAGAACCGGGTAATGGAACCCTGGAAATCTTTCCGCTGCAACCAGATGAGGCAGCTCTCACCGCACTGATGACAGAACTTTTTCGTGATCATTGGGATAAAATCCATTTTGGACCACTGATTCAGGGCGCGGTGTTTGAGATTAAAGTAACCCAGCCACCTCAGCGCATCGGTATGCTCGATGGGTACCTGACAGTTGACTTCGGGGTCTGGCATTTCCATCTATGCATTGGCGAACATAAGGGGAGTAAGACACGGCCAGTTGATCCCGAACTTGCCCGGCATCGTCGTACAGGGAGGGCTGAGTTTTACCGCAGGCTCAACCCGGATGGAACGGTTGGTAGCTGGGGCATACGGTTATTTAACGGCAAAGGTGAAAACCAGATTTATATCTTTCTACCCAATCCCTTTCTTACCGACGAGATGAAATTTCGTCGGGAACCAGACTGGTCACGACTGGAATTGTGGGATGATTTACGCCAACGCTACTTAGGCTTGCCACCCGATCCTAAGGACCGAAGTGGTAGGACAATGTTCCATGGCTAG
- a CDS encoding ABC transporter substrate-binding protein: MHRMVLFAILVLLLLSACTSSTSTAQSLEVVSTTDSYRLIRHVFGETQVPLNPSRVLALGEEGLLIDLIDSGMRPVAASVNLPDRVPLLSAEELAGIELFPSAGDISLETLSTYQPDFIIGTEFFIDQIGYRQLSQIAPTVALSGATPLTQYIETLTVFGRAEEALREVDALRAEIQRVAIARGTATQRVSLVTVYPGMNVALWFDGPSPIPLLVRALGLQIRPDPTTTTDLNIRNGRAFISLEQLSMADGDMIFLLQTADVEGEASAVAEMMDHPLWQQLPAVQAQRVVELDRIGFPGLRGQRVLLTMLEEILASGT; encoded by the coding sequence ATGCATCGGATGGTATTATTTGCCATCCTTGTACTCTTACTATTGTCCGCCTGCACAAGCAGTACCTCAACTGCACAATCATTGGAAGTAGTCTCAACGACTGACTCATACCGTCTCATTCGTCATGTGTTCGGCGAAACGCAGGTGCCCCTCAATCCGTCACGGGTGCTCGCGTTGGGGGAAGAGGGTCTCTTGATTGATCTTATTGATAGCGGGATGCGGCCGGTGGCGGCAAGCGTGAATCTACCAGATCGCGTCCCATTACTTTCGGCTGAAGAATTGGCTGGAATAGAGCTTTTCCCGTCGGCTGGTGATATTTCACTTGAGACCCTCAGCACATATCAGCCCGATTTCATTATCGGTACCGAATTTTTCATCGACCAGATCGGCTATCGGCAGCTAAGTCAGATTGCGCCAACAGTGGCGTTGAGTGGGGCAACTCCGTTGACGCAATATATCGAAACGCTTACCGTCTTTGGGCGCGCCGAAGAGGCTCTGCGTGAAGTTGATGCCTTGCGCGCCGAAATTCAGCGTGTGGCAATAGCGCGTGGAACTGCAACGCAACGGGTTTCGTTGGTAACAGTTTATCCTGGTATGAATGTAGCGCTCTGGTTCGATGGTCCCTCGCCGATTCCATTGTTAGTTCGCGCATTGGGACTACAGATTCGCCCCGATCCGACCACAACTACCGATCTGAATATTCGGAATGGACGGGCATTTATTAGTCTGGAGCAACTATCCATGGCTGATGGCGATATGATCTTCCTTCTGCAAACCGCAGACGTTGAAGGTGAGGCAAGTGCGGTTGCAGAAATGATGGATCATCCGCTTTGGCAACAACTACCGGCAGTGCAGGCCCAACGGGTGGTTGAGCTGGATCGGATCGGTTTTCCGGGTTTGCGCGGCCAACGAGTATTACTGACGATGTTGGAAGAGATTCTCGCCTCTGGCACGTAA
- a CDS encoding ECF transporter S component, which produces MPRLDKSVPTTADPLRWLSRDWLLVGNIGLLSGLLLSGLFWLVLLPLVHLWLGVIGLLPLVIGMALIWFPGALAAVAVGKPGAALAVQVPQAIVLLLLTPIDGEVLLVCTFFALVAEPVIALCTRYRRLTPARLGWCGLFVGVGMVILFGWLFPFVFTSLPLSAMIGCSAVGLTCLLGICAGWIGQRWLKA; this is translated from the coding sequence ATGCCGAGACTTGATAAATCGGTGCCGACGACTGCCGATCCGCTACGCTGGCTCAGTCGCGATTGGTTGCTGGTAGGGAACATCGGCCTGCTCAGTGGTCTGCTCCTCTCCGGTTTGTTCTGGCTGGTACTGCTGCCACTCGTTCATCTGTGGTTGGGTGTTATAGGCTTACTTCCACTCGTGATTGGCATGGCATTAATCTGGTTTCCGGGTGCACTGGCTGCGGTTGCGGTCGGCAAGCCGGGAGCTGCACTGGCGGTACAGGTTCCCCAGGCCATCGTGCTGTTGCTGCTGACTCCTATCGACGGCGAAGTATTGCTTGTCTGTACGTTCTTTGCGCTCGTCGCCGAGCCGGTTATTGCCCTCTGTACACGTTATCGACGGTTAACTCCAGCCCGACTCGGCTGGTGCGGTTTGTTCGTCGGTGTTGGGATGGTGATTCTGTTTGGATGGTTGTTCCCCTTTGTCTTTACCTCACTACCCCTTAGCGCGATGATTGGGTGCAGTGCGGTTGGTCTGACCTGTCTGTTGGGGATATGCGCGGGTTGGATTGGCCAACGATGGCTCAAAGCATAG
- a CDS encoding flavodoxin translates to MIAVVYGSSTDNTKGAASLIADMLRAKTTVPVDLIDVATVKRDLRPLLRYWVWIIGCPTWNIGELQDDWYDAFPLLDQLDLQGTIVALFGFGDQQGYPDTFQDALGILGRKVRERGAMIIGRWPIDGYDFFHSLGVEDGMFFGLALDYENEDEKTIARLQAWVDQLLSELAAHPEGIVRRDVSGTHLIHP, encoded by the coding sequence ATGATCGCCGTCGTGTACGGAAGTTCAACCGACAATACCAAAGGTGCCGCCAGCCTGATCGCTGACATGTTGCGCGCTAAAACGACGGTACCGGTCGATCTGATCGATGTCGCTACCGTGAAGCGTGATTTGCGTCCGCTTTTGCGGTATTGGGTCTGGATTATCGGTTGTCCGACCTGGAATATCGGTGAATTGCAAGACGATTGGTATGATGCGTTTCCTCTGCTTGACCAGCTTGATCTGCAGGGAACCATTGTCGCTCTGTTCGGATTCGGAGATCAGCAGGGCTATCCCGATACCTTCCAGGATGCACTCGGTATTCTTGGCCGAAAAGTTCGCGAACGCGGGGCAATGATCATCGGGCGCTGGCCAATCGATGGTTATGATTTCTTTCATTCACTTGGAGTCGAGGATGGTATGTTTTTTGGATTGGCTCTTGACTATGAAAATGAGGATGAAAAGACGATAGCTCGTCTTCAGGCATGGGTTGATCAGTTACTATCCGAACTGGCTGCGCATCCCGAAGGGATCGTTCGCAGGGATGTATCGGGAACTCACCTTATTCATCCATGA
- a CDS encoding ApaLI family restriction endonuclease yields MESVTDKIRSLASKYAQELQHKIETRTKELESDDQSHYLIYKVLGIQDDEGRLIDLYQNKGRFLYKYAGAFLEEATFLCFKERFPHARRAQVENTSGQRPRQFHIDCLIDREAIEIKWRDATTDGDHIIKEHARIKVIKDHGFYPVRVMFFYPNREQAKRIQETIKTVYQGIGGACYTGDDAWEYVRTRTGIDLKVILVNIAKDLQ; encoded by the coding sequence ATGGAAAGTGTTACAGACAAAATTCGTTCATTAGCATCAAAGTATGCTCAAGAGCTACAACACAAGATCGAAACTCGCACCAAAGAATTAGAAAGCGACGATCAATCACACTATCTGATATATAAAGTTCTAGGAATACAAGATGATGAAGGAAGATTAATTGATCTGTATCAAAACAAAGGACGATTTCTTTACAAATATGCCGGCGCATTTCTGGAAGAAGCTACCTTTCTCTGCTTCAAAGAACGCTTCCCTCATGCGAGACGTGCGCAAGTAGAGAACACATCTGGTCAGCGTCCACGGCAATTTCACATAGATTGCCTGATAGATAGGGAGGCAATAGAGATCAAATGGCGTGATGCTACCACTGATGGCGATCATATTATCAAAGAACATGCACGGATAAAGGTTATTAAAGATCACGGTTTTTATCCAGTTAGAGTTATGTTCTTCTACCCTAATCGAGAGCAGGCCAAAAGGATACAAGAGACCATAAAAACCGTCTATCAGGGTATCGGAGGAGCATGTTATACTGGAGATGATGCGTGGGAATATGTAAGAACCAGAACAGGCATTGATTTAAAGGTGATTCTGGTCAATATTGCAAAAGATTTGCAATGA
- a CDS encoding DNA-methyltransferase, giving the protein MTVLCGDCRIVLQSINDSSIDLVYMDPPFFTQKTHALVNRDGNASYSFEDTWESIETYLAFMREVLIQCKRVLKDTGSIFVHCDRSASHHLRVLLDQIFGPEHFQSEIIWTYRRWSNSKKGLLPAHQTIYFYSKTENFKFNVLFTDYSPTTNIDQILQARARNEKGKSVYRRDQHGNIVAGKEKKGVPLSDVWYIPFLNPKAKERVGYPTQKPVLLLERIIKIATDSGDSVLDPFCGSGTTLVAAKLLGRTYIGIDISREAVSLSEERLRQPIKSESQLLVVGEEGFRMKSNYERNLLKALDAVPVERNSGIDGFLFIDEQPIPVRIQKDDEDIATARQKLKAASRAKQCSSMILIRTKTENNLCLFETEDDDVLVIDAYDLIIRSWLHKRKYRKKTTVS; this is encoded by the coding sequence ATGACAGTGCTTTGTGGAGATTGTAGAATTGTTTTACAAAGTATAAATGACAGCAGCATTGATCTTGTGTATATGGATCCGCCATTTTTTACACAAAAAACCCATGCTCTTGTCAATCGCGATGGTAATGCATCGTATTCATTTGAAGACACCTGGGAATCTATCGAAACATATCTTGCCTTTATGAGAGAGGTTTTGATACAGTGCAAACGTGTGCTTAAGGATACTGGTAGCATCTTTGTTCACTGTGATCGGTCAGCCTCCCATCATCTTCGTGTACTTCTTGATCAGATATTTGGCCCAGAACACTTTCAAAGTGAGATTATCTGGACATATCGGCGATGGTCAAACTCAAAAAAAGGTCTTCTCCCGGCTCATCAGACAATATATTTTTACAGTAAGACGGAGAACTTTAAGTTTAATGTTCTTTTTACTGACTATTCACCAACCACAAACATTGATCAGATTTTACAGGCAAGAGCGCGCAATGAAAAAGGAAAGTCGGTATATCGTCGCGATCAACACGGTAACATTGTCGCAGGTAAGGAGAAAAAAGGAGTTCCGCTTTCTGATGTCTGGTATATCCCGTTCCTAAACCCAAAAGCAAAGGAAAGAGTTGGCTATCCTACGCAGAAGCCTGTTTTGTTGTTAGAGCGAATCATCAAAATCGCAACCGACAGTGGGGACAGCGTACTAGACCCTTTCTGCGGTAGTGGAACAACACTCGTTGCTGCAAAGTTACTCGGACGAACATATATTGGCATTGATATATCGCGAGAAGCGGTTAGCCTGTCGGAAGAACGATTACGCCAGCCTATCAAAAGCGAGTCACAGTTGCTCGTCGTCGGCGAGGAAGGGTTTCGGATGAAGTCTAACTATGAACGAAACCTGTTAAAAGCACTTGATGCCGTTCCTGTCGAAAGGAACAGCGGCATAGATGGATTTTTGTTTATAGATGAGCAGCCCATACCTGTACGAATTCAAAAAGATGATGAAGATATTGCAACTGCCAGGCAAAAGTTGAAAGCTGCGAGTAGAGCAAAGCAATGCTCATCGATGATTTTAATTAGAACAAAGACTGAGAACAATCTATGTCTTTTTGAAACAGAAGATGATGATGTCCTGGTTATAGATGCTTACGATCTTATCATCCGTTCCTGGCTTCATAAACGGAAGTATCGCAAGAAAACAACAGTTTCATAG
- a CDS encoding ABC transporter ATP-binding protein yields the protein MNFSAEPALQLQNVTRRYGKVVAVNNVSLAAAQGECLVIVGPSGCGKTTLLRLIAGLDVQDEGSIKIQNRIVSGKGVFVPPEKRRVGLVFQDYALFPHMTIARNVAFGLHGRSKADVQRRVYEMLEMVHLAHMADRYPHELSGGERQRVALARALAPQPDILLLDEPFSSLDAGLRTAMREQLQSLLKEINITTFFVTHDQEEALLLGNRVAVVNQGRIEQIGTPEQVFHQPATHFVAEFFGYTVFISGRATADGLETELGFLPQRLSLDSGAEVNILVRPDDLTVYPDETGQAYIARTGFQGMHCMYQIALPSGRTIYSLMPHTRIYAPGTRVRVELHPGHDLVCFRNGRAVTDVGRGEGVEEIENRR from the coding sequence ATGAATTTCAGCGCAGAACCGGCACTTCAACTGCAAAACGTTACCCGACGGTACGGCAAGGTTGTCGCTGTGAATAACGTATCTCTGGCGGCAGCGCAGGGAGAATGCCTGGTGATCGTTGGGCCTAGCGGTTGTGGCAAGACAACCCTGCTCCGTTTAATTGCCGGTCTGGATGTCCAGGATGAAGGCAGCATCAAGATCCAAAACCGTATCGTCAGTGGCAAGGGGGTCTTTGTGCCGCCAGAGAAACGGCGGGTAGGGCTGGTGTTTCAAGATTATGCCCTCTTTCCGCATATGACGATAGCCAGAAATGTGGCGTTCGGTCTCCATGGCCGGTCAAAAGCTGATGTGCAACGGCGTGTGTACGAGATGCTCGAGATGGTACATCTGGCCCATATGGCAGACCGCTACCCACACGAGCTGTCCGGTGGCGAGCGACAGCGCGTAGCCCTGGCGCGTGCCCTGGCCCCGCAGCCTGATATTTTGTTGCTCGATGAGCCTTTTTCCAGTCTGGATGCCGGTTTGCGAACCGCAATGCGCGAGCAGCTTCAGAGTCTTCTGAAAGAGATCAATATCACGACCTTCTTTGTCACGCATGATCAGGAAGAAGCACTGCTCCTTGGTAACCGGGTGGCGGTTGTGAATCAGGGGCGTATCGAACAAATAGGCACGCCTGAGCAGGTGTTCCACCAACCCGCAACTCACTTTGTAGCTGAGTTTTTTGGCTATACGGTGTTCATTTCAGGGCGGGCCACCGCTGATGGTCTGGAAACCGAGCTTGGCTTTTTGCCACAACGTCTCTCGTTGGATTCAGGAGCGGAAGTGAATATCCTGGTTCGTCCTGACGATCTGACCGTATATCCTGATGAGACCGGTCAGGCGTACATTGCTCGCACCGGTTTTCAAGGGATGCACTGCATGTATCAGATTGCGTTGCCGTCAGGCCGCACCATTTACAGTCTGATGCCCCATACCCGTATCTATGCACCCGGCACCCGTGTGCGTGTCGAGCTGCACCCTGGTCACGATCTGGTGTGTTTCCGGAATGGTCGTGCGGTTACTGATGTTGGCAGGGGGGAGGGTGTGGAGGAGATAGAAAATAGGAGATAG
- a CDS encoding ABC transporter permease, whose translation MRSMIVPLTRRYWNVMLIKRQQLAGNWSLPDRWSIIAFLIAGLALLPIAIILRMLVQPAPDVWQHLWATRLAEFLSNTVVLLIRVGLGTTLLGTALAWLVTAYRFPGQRLFDWALMLPMAVPSYVLAFVFMATFDYAGPVQKALRAWFGSSAWFPSIRSGGGAIFVMTLTLYPYVYLLARAAFHEHGRGTFEVARTLGVTRLQAFLRVVLPMARPSLVAGLSLVLMEVLTDVGTVRFLNFPTLSDGIFRIWHGMMDRDAALQSAAVLLLFAFGALLIERYTRGRARYVQEGSRGHGLAQVPLTGWRALAATLVCSFVLATAFLLPVSQLIQWSVHELWHRMPEGLLAIYWRHVRATLILAGAGAVISVLAAVLLAYGTHLSRSPVTRLAARGATLGYAIPGAVIGLGVLLPLSWLDHTLNDVTYQWWGVLPGLIFTGSITGLIYAYVVRFMAVAHSSVEASLEKISPGIEAAARTLGARPIRVLWHVHLPLIRAGMLTGAALVFVDVMKELPITLLLRPFGYETLALWIWQNVAESLWSEAALPALTIVVADLLVVGILIRSATLRGRHSIERT comes from the coding sequence ATGCGCAGTATGATCGTCCCGTTGACTCGCCGGTATTGGAACGTCATGCTGATTAAACGTCAACAACTTGCCGGAAACTGGTCACTCCCGGATCGCTGGAGTATCATTGCCTTCCTGATCGCCGGGCTGGCGCTGTTGCCTATCGCGATCATTTTGCGCATGCTGGTGCAGCCTGCCCCCGATGTGTGGCAGCATCTCTGGGCCACCCGGCTGGCCGAGTTCCTTTCCAACACGGTTGTGCTGTTGATCAGAGTTGGTCTCGGCACAACGCTGCTGGGTACGGCGCTGGCCTGGCTGGTGACGGCGTATCGTTTTCCTGGTCAGCGGCTGTTCGATTGGGCATTGATGCTGCCTATGGCGGTGCCTTCGTATGTGCTGGCTTTTGTCTTCATGGCGACGTTCGATTACGCCGGTCCGGTGCAAAAAGCATTGCGCGCCTGGTTTGGGAGCAGTGCCTGGTTTCCGTCGATCCGCTCTGGCGGCGGAGCGATATTCGTCATGACGCTGACCCTGTACCCATATGTCTATCTATTGGCACGTGCTGCATTCCACGAACATGGCCGGGGCACGTTCGAGGTTGCCCGCACACTTGGCGTGACCCGTCTTCAGGCATTCTTGCGGGTTGTGCTGCCGATGGCGCGCCCCTCCCTGGTTGCCGGCCTTTCCCTGGTGTTGATGGAAGTCTTGACCGATGTCGGTACGGTACGCTTTTTGAATTTTCCCACTCTGAGTGATGGTATCTTTCGGATCTGGCACGGCATGATGGATCGCGATGCAGCGCTGCAATCAGCCGCAGTGCTCCTGCTGTTTGCCTTCGGCGCGTTGCTGATTGAACGCTATACGCGAGGACGTGCCCGCTATGTGCAAGAGGGTTCGCGTGGACACGGCCTTGCCCAGGTGCCCTTAACCGGTTGGCGTGCTCTGGCCGCCACCCTGGTATGTAGCTTTGTATTGGCCACGGCCTTTCTGCTCCCGGTGTCGCAATTGATCCAGTGGAGTGTGCATGAGTTGTGGCACCGGATGCCTGAAGGCTTGCTGGCGATCTACTGGCGCCATGTGCGGGCAACCCTGATCCTGGCCGGTGCCGGTGCGGTTATTTCCGTCCTGGCGGCAGTGTTGCTGGCTTATGGCACACACCTGAGCCGTTCGCCGGTGACCCGTCTGGCTGCACGGGGAGCAACTCTCGGCTACGCCATTCCGGGCGCTGTGATCGGGTTGGGTGTTCTCTTGCCGCTGTCCTGGCTGGATCATACCCTGAACGATGTGACCTACCAGTGGTGGGGTGTGTTGCCAGGGTTAATCTTCACCGGTTCCATCACCGGTCTGATCTATGCGTATGTGGTGCGGTTCATGGCGGTAGCTCACTCAAGCGTTGAAGCCAGTCTGGAAAAGATCTCACCCGGCATTGAAGCCGCAGCCCGTACCCTGGGCGCCAGACCAATTCGTGTCTTATGGCATGTGCATCTACCGCTGATTCGCGCAGGTATGTTGACCGGCGCTGCCCTGGTCTTTGTCGATGTGATGAAGGAACTTCCCATCACCTTGTTGCTCCGGCCTTTTGGCTACGAAACACTGGCGCTCTGGATCTGGCAGAACGTGGCTGAGTCGTTGTGGAGTGAAGCAGCTTTACCGGCGTTGACCATTGTGGTCGCTGATTTGCTGGTGGTAGGTATTCTTATTCGGTCGGCAACCCTGAGAGGCAGACATTCCATCGAGAGAACATAG
- a CDS encoding Fe(3+) ABC transporter substrate-binding protein, whose protein sequence is MLFTRRKKAGITLVGFILLVVSLVACTNQSASQTAPQTIRETVVVTQEVPVRETVVVRETVEVPVEEPIVYVYSARHYGQMETAFAEFTKETGIEVRFTFGSDAELRERLKAEGRFTPADVLFTVDAANLWLAAQEGLLRPINSDVLESNIPDYLQDPSNQWYALSLRVRTIAYHPDRVNPEEIATYESLADPKWAGRICWRPSTKSYTQSLVSSLIVHHGYDKAKEIVTGWAQNAKEYIDSDTRILQTIAEGGCDISVVNHYYLARLLSEDANYPVKLLWANQAEQGVHVNASGAGVTTYARHPENAIRLLEWLSTERGQRLFADSNFEYPANPNVAPHELIQQWGDFKRDTLQISEIGSLQADAIKLMNEAGYQ, encoded by the coding sequence ATGCTCTTCACACGAAGGAAAAAGGCCGGAATAACACTTGTTGGGTTCATTCTTCTCGTAGTATCGCTGGTGGCCTGTACGAATCAGAGTGCATCACAGACTGCCCCTCAGACTATTCGGGAAACCGTAGTCGTCACTCAGGAAGTTCCTGTTCGGGAAACGGTAGTTGTGCGCGAGACAGTGGAAGTTCCGGTTGAGGAACCGATTGTCTACGTCTACTCTGCCCGTCACTACGGCCAGATGGAAACGGCGTTTGCCGAATTTACAAAAGAGACGGGCATTGAGGTGCGGTTTACCTTTGGCAGCGATGCCGAATTGCGTGAGCGGTTGAAAGCTGAGGGGCGCTTCACACCGGCTGATGTGCTGTTCACGGTCGATGCCGCCAATCTCTGGCTGGCAGCGCAGGAAGGTTTGCTGCGTCCGATCAATTCGGATGTGTTGGAGAGCAATATTCCCGACTATTTGCAGGATCCGAGCAATCAGTGGTATGCTCTCTCCCTGCGGGTGCGCACCATCGCGTACCATCCAGATCGGGTCAATCCTGAAGAGATCGCCACCTACGAGTCGCTGGCCGATCCAAAGTGGGCAGGCCGCATCTGCTGGCGCCCGTCAACCAAGTCGTACACCCAGTCGCTGGTGAGCAGCCTGATTGTCCACCACGGCTACGACAAGGCCAAAGAGATTGTGACTGGCTGGGCACAGAATGCCAAAGAGTATATTGACAGCGACACGCGAATTTTGCAGACCATTGCCGAGGGAGGATGCGACATCAGTGTTGTCAATCACTACTACCTGGCTCGCTTGCTCAGTGAAGACGCCAATTACCCGGTTAAGCTCCTCTGGGCCAATCAGGCCGAGCAGGGTGTGCATGTGAACGCTAGTGGCGCCGGTGTGACGACATACGCCCGCCATCCAGAGAATGCCATTCGCTTGCTTGAGTGGCTGAGCACCGAGCGCGGTCAGCGTCTGTTCGCCGACAGCAATTTCGAGTATCCGGCAAACCCCAATGTAGCACCGCATGAGCTGATCCAGCAGTGGGGTGACTTCAAGCGCGATACACTGCAGATTAGCGAGATTGGCAGTCTGCAAGCTGATGCGATCAAGCTGATGAACGAAGCCGGGTATCAATAA
- a CDS encoding YwiC-like family protein: MQQHNSAATTKPAPVRLRPIALPIEHGGWSMVGAPIALGLWLAPSPAGFWLSLAALGAFLGRQPLKLAISDYRRGKRYPRTVWAERFVLGYGAITLIAVGMAWWYAAFSFWPPIILAVPFAVVQLFFDLRKQSRALLAELAGAIAISALAAVIVMAAGWTLWSALGLWLLLSLQAVTAIVYVRIRLRLARNEPAHRAPALILHLAALVTVAGLLSIGWVSWPVLLVFALLFMRCWIGLSPRSLATPTPLVGVQEVIVALLVVVGIRFGLS, translated from the coding sequence ATGCAGCAGCATAACTCTGCCGCAACAACAAAGCCAGCGCCGGTACGCCTGCGCCCAATTGCCCTACCGATTGAACACGGTGGCTGGAGCATGGTGGGTGCACCCATCGCGTTAGGGTTATGGCTGGCACCATCACCAGCCGGGTTCTGGTTGAGTCTGGCAGCATTAGGTGCCTTTCTGGGTCGGCAGCCACTGAAGCTGGCGATTAGCGATTATCGCCGAGGGAAGCGCTATCCACGCACCGTTTGGGCCGAGCGGTTTGTGCTGGGTTATGGCGCCATCACCTTGATCGCTGTTGGCATGGCCTGGTGGTATGCGGCGTTCTCCTTCTGGCCGCCGATCATACTGGCTGTCCCCTTCGCAGTGGTTCAGTTGTTCTTCGATCTCCGGAAACAAAGCCGGGCGCTGCTTGCCGAACTGGCAGGTGCTATTGCCATCAGTGCGCTGGCAGCCGTGATTGTGATGGCAGCCGGCTGGACATTGTGGTCGGCGCTTGGGCTGTGGTTGTTACTTTCGTTGCAGGCAGTCACCGCTATCGTCTACGTCAGAATTCGCCTGCGACTGGCGCGCAACGAACCTGCCCATCGCGCACCGGCCTTGATCTTGCACCTGGCGGCGCTTGTGACCGTGGCCGGTTTGCTAAGCATCGGTTGGGTAAGCTGGCCGGTACTGTTGGTGTTTGCCTTGCTGTTTATGCGTTGCTGGATTGGTCTATCGCCGCGTAGTCTTGCCACGCCAACGCCACTGGTTGGGGTGCAAGAGGTGATAGTCGCTTTGCTGGTGGTGGTGGGAATCAGGTTTGGATTGTCATAA